TGGCCGTGAGAAACCGGACCGCATGCGCACCGCCGGCGGCGTAACACACCATCGCCAGCGCATCCAGCACCGCCGTGCAGGCGGCAAGCAGCGCGTACTGCGGTACCAGCGGGGCGGCCGTGTCGATGAACTGGGGGACGAACGCCGAGAAGAAGAGCAGGCCTTTCGGGTTCGACAGCGCGACGAACAAGCTGCGCCGGAAGGCCCGGCCGACCTCGTGCCGGGAGCCGCGGGGCGGTGTGTCCCCCGCGATGACCAGCGGGACGGGACCGCTGCGCCACAGTTGCATCGCCAGCCAGCAGAGGTAGGCCACACCGACCCACTTGACGACGCGAAAGATCGTCTCGGAGGCCGTCAGCATGGCCCCCAGGCCCAGGGACACGGCGGTGATGAGCAGCACGTCCGACAAGGCGGCCCCCAGGATTCCCGCGGCGATGACGCTGCGCCGGCCCGTCGTGCCGTTGGCCAGGGCCAGCAGCATGGTCGGCCCCGGCAGCACCGTCACGGAGAAGCAGGCGACCCCATAGAGAAGCAGTACGGTGAGCGACATGAGGAAGAAGCGGTGGCTTGCGGCGGGCGCAGCTTTTCATGCAGAGCTTGCAACGTCAAGGGCGTCTCCCTCGGGTCGAAAGGGGCGCGCGGGACCCTCGACCTCAGCACGAAGCGGGGTCGTGGCGCTTCACCACCAGGTAGCGCGCCACCGCCGGCCCGTCATTGCGGAACGCGTGCTCCCGGTCCGCGTCGAGCCGCGCACAGTCGCCCGGCCGCAGTTCGAAGCGAACGCCACCGCTGTCGAGCACCAGCACCCCTTCGAGCAGCAGCACCTGCTCGTCGGACCGCAGGCTGGCAGACGGCGAGAAGGTCACGGCCTTGCCGGCCGGCAGCTCGATGGCAACGACCTCCACGTCGCCCTCGCCGCCAGTGGGTGACACGAGGCGGCGCACGTAGCCCGTCTCGGGATCGACCCACACCGGTTGTTCACCCA
This genomic stretch from Piscinibacter gummiphilus harbors:
- a CDS encoding LysE family translocator, which produces MSLTVLLLYGVACFSVTVLPGPTMLLALANGTTGRRSVIAAGILGAALSDVLLITAVSLGLGAMLTASETIFRVVKWVGVAYLCWLAMQLWRSGPVPLVIAGDTPPRGSRHEVGRAFRRSLFVALSNPKGLLFFSAFVPQFIDTAAPLVPQYALLAACTAVLDALAMVCYAAGGAHAVRFLTANAMRRLNRGCAAVLGSFAALLALYRRA
- a CDS encoding helix-turn-helix domain-containing protein, translated to MAEHDSPESLIPRRVREERQRCRWTLEQLAERAGVSRAMISKIERGESSPTAVLLARLGAAMGVSLSSLMSAPRAAAPALRRVGEQPVWVDPETGYVRRLVSPTGGEGDVEVVAIELPAGKAVTFSPSASLRSDEQVLLLEGVLVLDSGGVRFELRPGDCARLDADREHAFRNDGPAVARYLVVKRHDPASC